A single window of Malus sylvestris chromosome 5, drMalSylv7.2, whole genome shotgun sequence DNA harbors:
- the LOC126622625 gene encoding probable leucine-rich repeat receptor-like serine/threonine-protein kinase At3g14840, giving the protein MVTYTGYINSCRCVLQRVYVILSPLLDRCNAVNFNVSSCQFLWLYFDFVLLVVNEIEILCSSLLVNRLSGEIPKELGNITTLTQLHLEANQFCGVVPPELGSLINLGTMTLSSNRLTGNLLMTFSGLRNLTDFRINDNNFNGTIPDFIQNWKQLERL; this is encoded by the exons ATGGTGACGTACACGGGGTacatcaattcttgcaggtgTGTTTTGCAGCgtgtatatgtgatcttgtcacctttgctagatcg GTGCAACGCAGTTAACTTCAACGTGAGCTCTTGTCAATTTTTGTGGTTGTATTTTGATTTCGTACTTCTTGTTGTAAATGAAATAGAAATTCTATGCAGCTCTCTTCTTGTGAATCGCTTGTCAGGGGAGATTCCAAAGGAGTTGGGAAATATTACTACTCTTACACAACT GCATCTTGAAGCAAATCAATTCTGCGGAGTTGTTCCCCCTGAGCTTGGGAGTTTAATCAACTTGGGAACTAT GACGTTGTCCTCCAATCGTTTGACTGGAAACTTACTGATGACATTTTCTGGGCTAAGAAATTTGACAGACTT TAGAATAAACGATAACAACTTCAATGGAACAATACCTGATTTTATACAGAATTGGAAACAACTCGAGAGATTGTAA
- the LOC126622627 gene encoding probable LRR receptor-like serine/threonine-protein kinase RFK1 — protein MQTLEMLDVSYNKLAGKIPATLNLERLRFLFLTGNSMSGSLPDSVLKDGSNVDLSYNNFTWQGPQKPACQDNINLNLNLFRSSSRENNLRRGLPYLKNLDCPRFSTCLHVNCGGNDITVEGNKRNIVYMKEKEALKVALQIFL, from the exons ATGCAAACCCTTGAAATGTT GGATGTCAGTTATAACAAGTTAGCAGGGAAAATTCCAGCCACATTGAACTTAGAGCGTTTGAGATTCCT ATTTTTAACTGGCAACTCTATGAGTGGAAGTTTACCAGACTCAGTGCTCAAGGATGGAAGTAACGT TGATCTTTCGTACAATAACTTCACATGGCAAGGCCCCCAGAAACCTGCTTGTCAAGACAACAT CAATCTAAACCTGAACTTGTTCCGGAGCTCTTCAAGAGAAAACAACTT AAGGAGAGGTCTTCCATACTTGAAGAATCTCGACTGTCCACGAT TTTCAACTTGTTTGCATGTTAATTGTGGTGGAAATGACATCACTGTCGAAGGAAACAAACGAAATATTGTGTATATGAAGGAGAAGGAGGCGTTGAAGGTGGCACTgcagatttttttataa